Proteins from a single region of Apium graveolens cultivar Ventura chromosome 7, ASM990537v1, whole genome shotgun sequence:
- the LOC141671351 gene encoding uncharacterized protein LOC141671351, with the protein MKYVLVTGGVVSGLGKGVTASSIGLILKACGLRVTSIKIDPYLNTDAGTMSPFEHGEVFVLDDGGEVDLDLGNYERFLDIKLTRDNNITTGKIYQSVIDKERRGDYLGKTVQVVPHITDAIQDWIERVAAIPVDGEEGPADVCVIELGGTIGDIESMPFIEALGQFSYRVGTGNFCLIHVSLVPVLNVVGEQKTKPTQHSVRGLRSLGLTPHILACRSTTELEENVIEKLSRFCHVPAQNIITLYDVSNIWRVPLLLKEQKAHEAILKVLNLTGVARKPVLGEWTSRAQLCDMLHQSVRIAMVGKYTGLSDSYLSVLKALLHASVACHRKLIVDWVPASDLEETTAQENPDAYKAAWNFLKGADGVLVPGGFGDRGVEGKILAAKYAREKKIPFLGICLGMQIAVIEFARSVLGLEDANSTEFEPNTQNPCVIFMPEGSKTHMGGTMRLGSRRTYFEIKDCKSAKLYGNKSFIDERHRHRYEVNPDMVPQLEKAGLSFPGKDETGQRMEIVELPSHQYYVGVQFHPEFKSRPGKPSALFLGLIAASCGQLDPLLNKGVAKISNGTSAIAPHQNGYSVKHANGNGSLDGVIYSNGNGLHA; encoded by the exons ATGAAATATGTTTTGGTAACTGGTGGAGTTGTGAGTGGTTTGGGAAAAGGAGTTACTGCTAGCAGTATTGGCTTAATTCTCAAGGCTTGTGGTCTTCGTGTGACTTCTATTAAAATTG ATCCATACTTAAATACTGATGCTGGAACAATGTCCCCTTTTGAGCACGGTGAAGTGTTTGTTTTGGATGATGGAGGAGAG GTGGACCTGGACCTTGGAAACTATGAGCGATTTCTCGATATAAAGTTGACTCGTGATAACAATATAACTACTGGAAAGATTTATCAG TCCGTAATCGACAAGGAGAGAAGGGGTGATTACCTGGGAAAAACTGTACAG GTAGTTCCACATATCACAGATGCCATTCAGGATTGGATTGAACGTGTAGCAGCCATTCcagttgatggagaagaaggTCCAGCTGATGTTTGTGTCATTGAGCTTGGTGGCACAATTG GGGATATTGAATCAATGCCATTTATAGAGGCTCTTGGACAGTTTTCTTACCGTGTTG GCACCGGAAACTTTTGCTTGATACATGTTAGCCTTGTACCTGTTTTGAATGTTGTTGGTGAACAG AAAACTAAGCCGACGCAGCATAGTGTGAGGGGACTTAGAAGCTTAGGATTGACGCCCCATATCCTGGCTTGCAGGAGCACAACG GAActtgaagaaaatgtgatagagAAACTCTCCAGATTTTGCCATGTTCCT GCACAAAACATCATTACACTCTATGATGTCTCCAATATATGGCGGGTTCCTTTGCTGTTAAAA GAGCAAAAGGCTCATGAAGCAATCTTGAAAGTACTGAACCTTACAGG TGTTGCTCGGAAACCTGTGTTGGGAGAGTGGACATCTAGAGCTCAACTTTGTGATATGTTACATCAATCG GTTAGAATAGCCATGGTTGGCAAGTACACAGGCCTTTCAGATTCTTATCTATCTGTGCTTAAG GCTTTGTTGCATGCTTCTGTTGCTTGCCACAGGAAATTGATCGTTGATTGGGTCCCTGCCAGTGATCTCGAAGAAACAACTGCACAAGAG AATCCGGATGCTTACAAAGCTGCTTGGAATTTCTTGAAG GGTGCTGATGGTGTACTAGTACCAGGAGGTTTTGGTGACAGAGGCGTCGAAGGAAAAATCCTTGCTGCAAAGTATGCCCGAGAGAAGAAGATTCCTTTTCTCGGAATTTGTCTAGGAATGCAAATTGCTGTTATTGAGTTTGCTCGTTCTGTTCTTGGACTAGAAGATGCAAACAGCACTGAGTTTGAACCCAACACTCAAAATCCTTGCGTTATATTTATGCCAGAG GGTTCGAAGACTCATATGGGAGGTACCATGCGTCTTGGATCAAGAAGAACATATTTTGAGATCAAGGACTGCAAATCTGCAAAATT ATATGGAAATAAAAGCTTCATAGATGAACGACATCGGCATAGATATGAG GTAAACCCGGATATGGTACCTCAACTTGAAAAGGCAGGTCTCTCATTCCCCGGAAAAGATGAAACTGGCCAGCGGATGGAG ATTGTTGAGTTGCCTAGTCATCAGTATTATGTGGGTGTTCAATTCCATCCCGAGTTCAAATCAAGGCCAGGGAAACCGTCTGCTCTTTTCTTAG GGCTTATTGCAGCATCATGCGGGCAGTTGGATCCTCTCCTGAACAAGGGTGTGGCGAAGATTAGCAATGGTACCTCAGCAATAGCACCACACCAAAATGGCTATTCAGTAAAGCATGCAAACGGAAATGGATCATTAGACGGGGTCATCTACAGCAATGGGAATGGCTTACATGCATAA